gaggatgagatggctggatggcatcaccgacttgaccgatgtgagtttgggtaaactctgagagttggtgatgcacagggaggcctggcgtgctgcaattcatggggtcgcaaagagtcggacacaactgagtgactgaactgaactgaactgaactgaagctacaaAATTCATctgaaatgtttttcaaatagttgcaaatatttttttaaaattataatacatttattGAAAGCAGTTTGTGTGTAAGTGGACATGCAAAATGCAGATCattgttgttcaagagtcaacacTATAGTCATATGCTATAGTACTGGATTTACGGCTTAAGCATTTGAGTTTTGAAAAACATAATTCAGTCCATACcacttttcattccttttcttatCCATTGTATTAGCTAAGACTTACTGTTGGATGTTGAAAGGTTTTGTAATGGGGACTTCCAAGCGTTGTTCCTAATTCTAGCAAGGATGTTTTTGCTTTCTCACCATAAATATGATCTTAGCTCTAGATTTTTGGTAGATGTTACTTTTCAAGTTAAGGAAATTCTCCTCTATTCCTAGCCTGCTAAGAGCTCCTTTATTTTTATGGTTTGTACCATCACCACAAGTATTAATCAGGTTCAAAATGATGAGACACACCTTCTTTGCTGCATCCTTCTCATACTAATCAGTTACTGTGTTCTGAGTactatacttatatttttaaataaaccttCTTAAAATTACATTGGCATACTTAAAGCCCCATCAATAACATAAACTGATAAAGCAGTATCCCTGACTCCAATCTTACatccttcaaatatattttccatataGCCCTAAGAAGACCTTCCTTGATTACCAACACCCACTCTCAGGCACCTGACCTTACAGTCTCCATGTTTATTCTTTGTGTgcattaaacaataaaataaaatttctggatTTCAATTACATGTCCAATGCTTTGATTCCAACATTAAATTGTAAGTTCTCTAAAGAATACAGTTATTTATACCTAAGCCTACCACAAgattaaacaaaattaatagaataaatgaaGATACAGAAGCAACTAAGAAAATTTTGAATCACATTCTATTTTGAAAACTGcctagcttcttttcttttattaaatattcctTAAATAATTAATATAGAAAAATTATGAAGGTTCATTTATGGAAATGATTGCTcaaaaattttgtatatttttatctccCACTTTGGTTTTTTATATTAGGACCCAGGAGCAAGCAGGTCCTCAGAGGACTCCCCTATAGCTGACACACTCAATACACAATTTCCCAAGCTGATGTATAAAATGAAGGTTATTTATTGTTAGTTTCTTATTATTATTGCCTTTTGATacagcatatataaaatagttgATTCAAGTGAAAATTCAACAATGGTTATAAAAAATTAGTAAACAGAAACCCCAATTAAATGGAATTGAAGGATCAAAGTTGGGAGTTTTCACACCTATAACAAAGCAGAGCCCAATGGGAAGGACAaagactcctcttctttcctaTGAAAGACTCATGCAATGAAAAATCCGGGATtctttgttcactgcagcaccggttgacttaaaaaaaatacacatctgAGAGTCATGAGTCAAATtgtatttggggcaaaatgaagtCTATagtctgggagacagcacctcagatagctctgaaaaACTACTCCAAAGatggtcagtatatatgtgattttgttgAAGGTGTGTACATATTTtttgcacatatttttttttgttcaaaAATCAAGCACACATTTTTTGAAGGTTTCTGCTGCTTACAAGGAACAGTTATCACCatggattttagtgtttttctacaTGTGAGGAGACACAAAAATTGGattcataaaatcagctcctgaaaatatctaattatctgaagacctgttctcccagtttttcccagagcacagaatgCCTCATTTCTGTTCTCTACCCTGAACTCCATTCAGAGagtgttgaaaatcagcagctgtGTCAGTACTTGAtctaatccttgtagaggtataTGGCaaatgccaatttgtagttgacatgctcaatctttctttcttcttctttaaaagatTTCTCTTTCCATTGTTATTCGGGAACTTGAATGTGTCTTGCTATGGTGGCAGACCTTGAACTGCAACTCTGTGCTTCTCCTGCATGTTtactggagaaatatctggcagtctaTTTGTTTCAGGTCAACATTGCAGTGGCCCCCACAGGGACCAGAGAAGATTCCCAACAGCTCTAGGGCAGGTGTGCAAACAGGTGCAGTACCCTCATTTGAGCCCATCTCCACTCTGGAGAGTGAAGATGTGTTTATCCTGGAACTGAGCTTTCACCCTCTTTGCATTTGAAGCACTCTGGCTTTATTTGGGATCTATTTAAATGTTTTGACTTTCTGGTTAATATGTGGTTCTTTAGGTTATTAGTCATTTGGCACTTTGGTGTGATTTGAGATCAGACTCTTCCATGGAAACTGACCAGCCTGTTCCCTGCAGAACAGAGGTTGCTTCTCCTACAGTGGCTAGCCTTcaacccattttttaaattaatttatttattttaattggaggctaattactttacagtactgtggtggttttgccatacatcaatgtgaaCAGGGCTTTTTTCTCTGAAACAATGGTGGGTTTTTCAGGCTTTGATCCATTCCTTTGGAAGGGCTATAAGAAGATTACTCTTTTTCCATGGCAAAAACTCAGCCAGTGAAAAACCAAGAACTCTGTTCACTACAGAGTTTCCAACTTCATCTTTCTTCTATAAAACGGTTCTCCTTCCCTTAGCATGCAGAGACTTGCATATGGCTCGCCATGATTACAGACCACAAATTTTAATTCTGTGCTGATCCCAAACAAGCCCATATTTGCTAGAGAAAGACCTGGTAGTCTGTTTGTTTCAGGTCAAAACCCTTTAGCATGTCAGAGAAATTAGTAATAATTCAGGaatcatttactttaaaaagtaagttGGACATTCCAATGATTGTGTGTAAAATGTGTTATTCACTCactcgtgttcgactctttgtcgtgtacagactgtagccctccaggctcttctgtctatggaaatctccaggaaagaatgctagagtgggtggccatttacTTCTTCATGAGATCTTCTCagcccaaggattaaacctgggtctcctgcattgcaggcagattctttacagtctgagccatccGGGATTGTGTATAAGGGAAGGAGCCATTCCAAAGCTAACACTGGACAAAATAACTGTTTAAACATGataataatgtataaaaatagtgttcagaaaaatgtcataaaaacaaatagaaatcaattttgtgaaataaactgtttggggaaacagtggaaactgtgtcagactttattttggggggctccaaaatcactgcaggtggtgactgcagccatcaaattaaaagactcttgctccttggaaggaaagttatgaccaacctagatagcatattcaaaagcagagacattagtttgccaacaaaggtccgtctagtcaaggctatggttttcccagtggtaatgtatggatgtgagagttggactatgaagaaggctgagcactgaagaattgatgcttttgaactgtggtgttggagaagactcttgagagacccttggactgcaaagatccaaccagtccattctgaaggagatcagccctgggatttctttggagggaatgatgctgaagctgaaactccagtattttggccacctcatgcgaagagttgacttattggaaaagactctgatgctgggagggattggaggcaggaggagaaggggacaacagagaatgagatggctggatggcatcactgactcgatggacatgagtttgagtgaactccaggagttggtgatggacagggaggcctggcgtgctgcgattcatggggtcgtaaagagtcgtacaggactgagcgactgaactgaactgaactgaactgaactgagatcagTGTGAAGATTCATCTTGGACAATGCTTCTGAGCATCTCCAGAGCATCTCCAATATCCAAGACATTTACGTTTGACAATGCTCACATGGAAATAAAGTTCTACATGGAAAGAATATATTACCtttaaaaagcttttgataatATGTCTATGATACTCAGGAGAATAAATTCATTGATGACCAGAGGAGTACAAAATAAACAGACACCACTCATTAGTGGAAGAGAAATAATAATCACAGAATAGTACTTTTCTTCTCCAAAAGTTTGTTTAGAGCTTCTTTGACATCTTTGTTTCTCAGAGAGTAAATCAGAGGATTCAACATGGGAGTGAGTAGGGTGTAACACAAGGAGGCCACTTTACTGAGCTCAGGAAATGTGTCAGGAGTGAGATACATAAAAAAGACAGCACCATACAGTACACTCACGACTCCCAGGTGGGAGCTGCAAgtggagaaggctttcttacgCCCTTCGGTGGAGGGTATCTTTAGAACTGTGGACACAATGTACAAATATGAAATAACAATAACTATGATCGTAGGCAAGGTAATGAGGCCAGATAAGGTGAAAGAAACCATTCTCCGGATGAAGAGATCAGAACAAGATAGTCTCTGAAGTGGGCGAGTGTCACAGTAAAAATGGTCAATGGCCCGAGAAGCACAAAAAGATAAAGTAAATGTCATGCTGGTCTGAAGAATTGAACtgatacagccaaaaaaatagGAACCAGCCACCAACTGAGCACAGAGACGTGTTGACATCTGGACAGTGTAGAGGAGAGGATTGCAGATGGCAATGAAGCGGTCATAAGCCATGACTGCCAGGAGAAACCCCTCGGTCACAATGAAGAGGACAAAGAGAAAGAGCTGGGTCACACAGCCTGCAAATGAGATGGACTTGCTCACAGACCAGAAGTTGATCATAGCCTTGGGTGCAATAACAGATGAATAGACGAGATCGATGAAGGAGAGGTTGCCTAGGAAGAAATACATTGGTGTGTTCAGCCAGGGATCAGTTATAATAATGACCATCATGCCAACATTCCCTAGAAGGATCATGGCATAGACAAGCAGAAAAAGCAGGAAGAGGAGAATGTGGAGCTCTGGGTGGACCCTGAAGCCTACAAGAatgaagtcagtcatgtctgagtagTTGCTTGTTCCCCTGTCACCCATGGCAGAAACCTGCAGAGAGgtacaaagaaaaataagcaaatgaactCTTGGCTGTCATCCTAGTTACCAATCACCTCTTACTGTATTAGGAGTCACAAAACTGTTCtaaaatcattatttattttcaccTTAAAAGTTACTAATTTATATGAGTGGTGAAATTAGATCTTTTCCTTTTGAATCTAATACAATGTCTTCCCACCAAATACCTTTCACAGTGCATGTATCACTTAAGTATATATTTTGAACTCATGATTTATGCAATAAATGTAATGTCAGGAAATAGTGATTGCAAGAGAgcacaaatatttcaataaatgacATTTTGGAAGCAATTTTGGAGTCTGAGTTTAGAGATAAGGGCCTCAGTAGTCTAGTTTAGGAAAACTTAGTTTGGCAGGCATAGAGTACCAGCAGATATGAAGAAAATGATTGAATTTTAAGATACCTAAAAGGTGCAATTATTTTTGTGGGTAATGGAAACCATGGATTCTGATATAATGTGTATACTCACAAAGAAATATTTGTGCACaaccaaacacaaaaattatCAGCACTTGTATGCTAGAATTTCTTCAGATGAGCCTCAAAATttgtttcataaaaaaaaaattttccttcattttttcaaCTGACCGCTCATAGTAAAGAAAGAGACTTATTCCGTCTAGATAGATTTAGAAATGGATACTGAAcaaaagagacataaagaagaaatTGTTGATTGCATTCTTATTTACCTGGAATATAACTTTCACAGTCCTCATTAGTTTATTTACTAGACACTTCAAATAAGATCACTCTTCTCCCCAGGGCTTTATATACATGAACCTGTGTagacaacaataataatagcaaacattATGTGGCATCTTTTATAGGCCACTTCTCTAAATGCTTTCATAATAGCTCATTTAATACATACAACAATAATATGAGGTGAGTGTTATTGTATTCCCCAGTTTACAGTAAGGTAAATGAAGTACCAAGAAACAAAATATGTTGAAAGACACCTACTAGGGTCAGAATTGAAATCTGAAGCCAAGAAATCTGGTTCCAGAACCCATGTTCTAATCACTGTGATATCTATCAACTTTTTCTTTGATAAAGATATATGAGAGAAGTTTAATATTTTGGTGAGAAACAGATGACTTTCAGTAAAATGATATGATGTTGTCttgatatatttttgttattcacCAGATCcatcaaaaattaaatatgaagatAATTATAAAGGGGCAAGATTTTAAATAGATCAGAGTTAGGGTCTTAGGAGTGTAAATTATTTAGACAGTGAAAGGAAACACTGTAGTAGTtgtaaaatgttttttgaaaaataatgtatcttatttatatttctttaaaatcctGCCTAGAACCAAGGGACCAGATTACTTGAATTTTTGAGATTTATTCCTATCAAACTCATTCTAATGTTAATAAGTTTACAGCTAAAACCACTTATATCTGGAAAAGGAGAGTGTTTTTCCCAGAGTATCCACTAGACATGTAGTCAGTTGGTGATTTATTATTTGTCAAAAACTCACATGCTTTCAAATTTACTCTTACCTTATATTGTTTGGTAATTTGTCATGTTCTGTAAAAAGAAGTAGCAGAACTCTGATGTTTTgtcttattgttttaattttagaaagagtAAACAAATTTAATGACTatgttacaaaaataattttaaaaatcattatgtcAAAATAAAGTGAACCCCTTTCCTCTcaaaatttccaaatacatgttcATTTTCCCAGTTTCATATTCTTCCCTTAGAGAAAATAGCCTTATTTTTCTTACTGCTCTATGTAAACTACTAAACTTTCCTTTAGTAGTTGACATTGGAAAAAGTCATCGTCCTTTGTAGAAGACAAAGAAGTCTATTTTCCAGTGATGCTTGGTTAACTCGGATATGCTTCCAGGAATTATATTCTGTAGTTATGCAAAGTGAATCTGAGGAATCAATCAGTAGGATAGTCCCTCTTATGCATTGTCTAGGGCTTGAATGCTTTTAGGAAGCAAAAATAGATTGTCTTAGACATCCAAGTAGAAGTCCTGAGTCATCTGGAATCTCTGATAATCAGCTCAAATAAAAGCAACAGTTTTCATAATGGGTTTGGCATAACAGTATAAATTTTTATAGTTGTAGCATTGAGCTTATCTTTACTTTCTGGGATATAGTCCTcctgggaaagaaagaagtataaatttattattaagaTGTCTAGACTCCAGAGTCAAGATCCATGAGGAACATAGGGACTccagacttaaaaaataaaagaagaacagaaagaaattgGGGGTGGGAGTGTGCGGAAGCAGCCTGAGTCTAATAGGAGTCAGCATACATACAAGAGCTGTTTTCTTGTGAGAATCCTTTGGGAAGGACCACAAAGATCTTCTTTAAAATCATcaatccaaaaaaagaaatatctgagTCAGGGCTCTAAAACACAACTCATTGCATCTAAAAATGCAGCTCTACTCATTATTTTTTCTCAAAcactttattgagaaataattagtGTGAAATAAACTGTATTCACTGAGTATACATTTCTGTGAGTTTTGCCTGTTTTATACATCAATGAAACCATCACCATATCAAGACACAGAGCATTTCCATCACTTTCAAGAGACTTATCATGCCCTCTTTTAACTGTGCCTGCTTCCAACTCCATTTTCAGCTAACcagtaatgtgattttttttttttttgcatataaatATGTTTGCCTATAGTATGCACCCTTTTTTCTCAGGTTTCTTTCACTGAGTAAAATGATTTTGagatttattcattttgtaaTATCTATAAGTAAGTCATTCTTTTAATTGATGAGTATTCCCTTTACATATGTACCAAATTTTGGTACTCTTAAATCTTGGGCAATTGAGGTGTTTTCTGATTTCAGATATTGTGAATAAAGTCAATATAAATATTCACACACAAACTTATTTGATCAAGGATccacttccttcc
This window of the Bos taurus isolate L1 Dominette 01449 registration number 42190680 breed Hereford chromosome 5, ARS-UCD2.0, whole genome shotgun sequence genome carries:
- the OR9K2F gene encoding olfactory receptor family 9 subfamily K member 2F, which encodes MGDRGTSNYSDMTDFILVGFRVHPELHILLFLLFLLVYAMILLGNVGMMVIIITDPWLNTPMYFFLGNLSFIDLVYSSVIAPKAMINFWSVSKSISFAGCVTQLFLFVLFIVTEGFLLAVMAYDRFIAICNPLLYTVQMSTRLCAQLVAGSYFFGCISSILQTSMTFTLSFCASRAIDHFYCDTRPLQRLSCSDLFIRRMVSFTLSGLITLPTIIVIVISYLYIVSTVLKIPSTEGRKKAFSTCSSHLGVVSVLYGAVFFMYLTPDTFPELSKVASLCYTLLTPMLNPLIYSLRNKDVKEALNKLLEKKSTIL